The following are from one region of the Paenibacillus sp. KS-LC4 genome:
- a CDS encoding HD-GYP domain-containing protein, producing MKVHVTDLKTGDRLLKDTFNGYGLHVLSKGTLLENKEISKLLQHQIDYVEVESVSIVNLPERTLEQTVNPKWLPSVQPDYDNAIQGFHNLFAKASEDQTINEQEVEDAFQPLIKHLNMERDVVSMLLLLNTKDDYTYQHSVQVGMLAYYLATWLGYSVKKSVQIGKAGFLHDIGKSKIPESILNKPGKLTKEEFDEIKNHTTYGYDIIKKSFDERYIALSALEHHERNDGSGYPKGLNGDQIEPVSKLISVVDIYSAMISERVYQKKRDLFYVLKELYRLSFRELDPHITHTFIKHMIPNFIGKKAYLETGETGIIVMTHPTEFFRPLLQINDEFIDLTVERHLKIKEIFV from the coding sequence ATGAAGGTTCACGTAACTGATTTAAAAACGGGAGACCGTTTATTAAAAGATACCTTTAATGGATACGGTCTCCATGTGCTTTCTAAAGGCACCTTGCTGGAAAATAAAGAAATATCAAAGCTGCTTCAACATCAAATTGATTATGTTGAAGTTGAATCTGTCTCTATTGTTAATTTACCGGAGCGCACATTAGAGCAAACCGTTAACCCTAAGTGGCTTCCTTCTGTACAACCGGATTATGATAATGCAATTCAAGGCTTTCATAATCTTTTTGCTAAGGCTAGCGAGGATCAGACCATTAATGAGCAAGAAGTCGAAGATGCCTTCCAGCCGCTAATTAAGCATCTTAATATGGAGCGAGACGTCGTATCTATGCTTCTACTGCTTAATACGAAAGACGACTACACGTACCAACACTCCGTACAAGTGGGCATGCTGGCCTACTATCTGGCTACCTGGCTCGGCTACTCCGTAAAAAAATCGGTGCAAATTGGTAAAGCTGGTTTCCTTCATGATATCGGAAAAAGTAAAATCCCTGAATCCATTCTTAACAAGCCCGGTAAGCTTACGAAGGAAGAGTTCGATGAAATCAAAAACCATACTACTTATGGCTATGATATTATAAAGAAATCCTTTGATGAACGCTACATTGCTTTAAGTGCGCTTGAGCATCATGAGCGTAATGACGGCAGCGGTTATCCGAAAGGTCTTAATGGCGACCAAATTGAGCCTGTTTCCAAGCTTATCTCGGTTGTCGATATTTATAGCGCAATGATTTCCGAACGAGTTTATCAGAAAAAACGCGATTTGTTTTATGTATTGAAGGAACTTTACAGGCTGAGCTTCAGAGAGCTAGATCCACATATTACACATACATTCATAAAGCACATGATCCCCAACTTCATTGGAAAAAAAGCTTATTTGGAAACCGGCGAAACCGGAATTATCGTCATGACTCACCCAACCGAGTTTTTCAGGCCACTTCTGCAAATCAATGATGAATTTATTGATTTGACCGTTGAACGTCATCTAAAAATCAAGGAAATTTTCGTATAA
- a CDS encoding molybdenum cofactor biosynthesis protein MoaE: protein MEWKIELFAGLSERFGVRSLIIETIEQKMTAAELKKHLIASYPEQADILSISFLACNHAYAQEDSIVNASDELALLPPVSGGQEEKSNEDEQKSTLEQLYMLTNEKITTEEVLAKVIVAEHGASLAFVGTTREWTKGQRTVRLEYEAYEPMAVNMMQQIGDELSQKWPGTLCAITHRLGVVDIAETSVVIAISSPHRASCYDASRYAIERLKQIVPIWKKEIWEDGSEWKGHQLGPWNPDMPLANFSDEA from the coding sequence ATGGAATGGAAAATTGAATTGTTTGCAGGTTTGTCAGAGCGCTTCGGTGTGCGTTCTCTTATTATAGAGACTATTGAGCAAAAAATGACGGCGGCAGAATTGAAGAAGCATTTGATCGCTTCCTATCCCGAACAAGCGGATATTTTAAGCATTTCTTTTCTTGCCTGCAACCATGCTTACGCTCAAGAAGACAGCATTGTAAACGCTTCTGATGAGCTTGCGCTTCTTCCCCCGGTTTCGGGAGGACAAGAAGAAAAATCTAATGAAGATGAGCAAAAATCCACCTTAGAACAATTGTACATGCTTACTAATGAGAAAATTACGACGGAGGAGGTTTTAGCTAAAGTTATTGTTGCAGAGCACGGTGCTTCCCTTGCCTTTGTCGGAACAACGCGAGAATGGACGAAAGGACAGCGTACCGTTCGCTTGGAATATGAAGCTTATGAACCGATGGCTGTTAACATGATGCAGCAAATCGGTGATGAGCTTTCACAGAAGTGGCCAGGGACCTTGTGTGCTATTACACATCGGCTTGGTGTTGTCGACATCGCAGAAACTAGTGTAGTCATTGCAATCTCCTCACCACATCGAGCCAGCTGCTATGATGCAAGCCGGTACGCTATTGAACGATTGAAGCAAATTGTTCCGATCTGGAAAAAAGAAATTTGGGAGGATGGCTCAGAGTGGAAAGGTCATCAGCTTGGCCCTTGGAATCCAGATATGCCGCTAGCAAATTTTTCGGATGAAGCCTAA
- a CDS encoding bifunctional UDP-sugar hydrolase/5'-nucleotidase encodes MDSELRLERNIVILHTNDIHSRLENAARIASYIANQRRVHGKDNLLVLDIGDHMDRMRSETEGSDGMVNVALLNEAGYDAVTIGNNEGLTYSKERLAELYGEHAKFAVLGANLLDAATNKQPSWLLPHIIVNKGHLKIGLIGVTANFTDFYVLLGWNATDPFKAIKQQAEQMRKDVDLIIVLSHLGLANDERMAEELTGVDLVLGAHTHHLLEEALQVRRTSICAAGKFGEHIGRIEISLGTADAKPQFKATCVPTAAFEEHPDASVIIAKYKEEGLVRLNRTVAYIDEPLSSAIASESPLANLLAAGLKRHTEADISIVNTGQLLGGLQQGEVTVGQLHALCPSPINPCKMQLTGRHIKEALEQSLLPEYTDKRIKGYGFRGEVLGTLSVDGLQVIFDSERPPLDRIVKIMVNGQPLMEEKWYNVASIDMFTFHIGYLSLGQGINVVYYLPEFIRDVLAEALKEKANIADCKLPRWNNLASSI; translated from the coding sequence ATGGATTCCGAACTACGATTAGAGCGAAATATTGTTATTTTACACACCAATGATATTCATAGTCGCTTGGAAAATGCCGCACGAATTGCTTCCTATATAGCTAATCAACGTCGCGTTCATGGTAAGGACAACTTGTTAGTCCTCGATATCGGCGACCATATGGACCGAATGAGAAGTGAAACAGAGGGCAGTGACGGTATGGTGAATGTCGCACTGCTTAATGAAGCAGGTTATGATGCGGTAACGATTGGTAATAATGAAGGACTAACTTATTCTAAGGAAAGATTGGCCGAGTTATATGGTGAGCATGCCAAATTTGCTGTTTTAGGGGCAAACTTGCTGGATGCGGCAACGAACAAGCAGCCTTCGTGGCTGTTGCCCCATATTATTGTAAATAAAGGCCATTTAAAAATTGGTTTAATTGGTGTTACGGCAAATTTTACAGATTTTTATGTTTTGCTCGGTTGGAATGCAACAGACCCTTTCAAAGCTATAAAACAACAAGCGGAGCAAATGCGTAAAGATGTGGATTTGATAATCGTATTGTCACATCTAGGGCTGGCGAATGATGAACGGATGGCGGAAGAATTGACTGGAGTTGACTTGGTATTGGGCGCCCACACTCATCATTTGCTTGAGGAAGCGTTGCAAGTCAGGCGCACTTCAATTTGCGCGGCTGGAAAATTTGGCGAGCATATCGGGCGTATCGAAATTTCGCTTGGTACTGCTGATGCAAAACCGCAATTTAAGGCGACTTGTGTCCCTACTGCTGCTTTTGAAGAACACCCTGACGCTTCAGTTATTATCGCAAAATATAAAGAAGAAGGACTCGTACGACTCAATCGTACAGTCGCGTATATAGATGAGCCCCTTTCGTCGGCTATTGCGTCAGAGTCGCCGCTTGCCAATTTGCTTGCTGCGGGTCTAAAGAGACATACGGAAGCAGACATCTCGATTGTCAATACCGGACAACTGCTTGGAGGCTTACAGCAGGGAGAAGTAACTGTTGGACAATTGCATGCGTTATGCCCGTCTCCAATTAATCCTTGCAAAATGCAGCTTACAGGCAGGCATATTAAAGAGGCTCTTGAGCAATCTCTATTGCCAGAATATACGGATAAACGAATTAAAGGTTATGGGTTCCGTGGCGAAGTATTAGGAACACTTTCTGTAGATGGTCTTCAGGTTATTTTTGATTCTGAGCGGCCGCCACTTGACCGAATCGTGAAGATAATGGTCAATGGGCAACCTCTAATGGAAGAAAAATGGTATAATGTAGCCTCCATAGATATGTTCACCTTCCATATCGGCTATTTGTCTTTAGGACAAGGAATCAATGTTGTTTATTATCTGCCGGAGTTTATTCGGGATGTATTGGCTGAAGCATTGAAAGAAAAGGCTAATATTGCTGACTGCAAGCTGCCAAGGTGGAATAATCTAGCATCATCGATATAA